One genomic region from Candidatus Marinimicrobia bacterium CG08_land_8_20_14_0_20_45_22 encodes:
- a CDS encoding HNH endonuclease: MTDWINIERDEKHIAREKAKAKELRKSGWWKQKLAAGICYYCGQKFQPEELTMDHIVPIVRGGKSVKSNVVPACKECNNKKKYLTPVEILMNQTDSPEPEKSQS, encoded by the coding sequence ACGAAAAACACATTGCCCGCGAGAAGGCAAAGGCTAAAGAATTGCGCAAATCCGGCTGGTGGAAGCAGAAACTCGCGGCGGGAATTTGTTATTATTGCGGGCAGAAATTTCAACCGGAAGAACTGACGATGGATCACATCGTTCCGATCGTCCGCGGCGGGAAAAGCGTTAAAAGCAATGTCGTCCCCGCCTGTAAAGAATGTAACAATAAGAAAAAATATCTCACACCGGTGGAAATCCTTATGAACCAAACCGATTCGCCGGAACCGGAGAAATCGCAGTCATAA